The following coding sequences are from one Terriglobia bacterium window:
- a CDS encoding LysM peptidoglycan-binding domain-containing protein: MRKMAAVAALILAVLLAGAVAVPAEDRVPAGTSTHPPKDLKKVGDHWTPWSPPPAGPDAYIIQRGDTLWDLAGKWLGNPHLWPQVWDLNRYVLDSHWIYPGDPLGVPGKPTVVPPGGPPPAPQEVAKPEAQPEQPAAPPTAVAPPVAPAPLLPVADAADVYCSGSIDPSHEVPALSVVGRETEREHVAQGDVVYLSHGRDVGIGPGTEYEVQRPIRRVVHPTTRAGLGTFVARLGKVRVLAVQENTSTAVIEESCAPIRDQDEVVPWREIPIPTIASIPKFDRWNATPSGGPDGFVVATRDDLSVVGSGYVIFTDLGSAKGLRPGAVLRVFRDRDGLPRTMLGQAVILEAGQDTSSAKLTLAVKEIGIGDRVELEP, encoded by the coding sequence ATGAGAAAGATGGCTGCGGTTGCGGCGCTGATCCTCGCGGTCCTATTGGCGGGTGCGGTGGCGGTGCCGGCGGAGGACAGGGTGCCCGCGGGGACGTCCACGCATCCCCCCAAGGACCTCAAGAAGGTCGGGGACCACTGGACGCCGTGGAGCCCGCCGCCCGCGGGGCCCGACGCGTACATCATCCAGCGGGGCGACACGCTTTGGGACCTGGCGGGCAAATGGCTCGGCAACCCGCACCTCTGGCCCCAGGTCTGGGACCTCAACCGCTACGTGTTGGACAGTCACTGGATCTATCCTGGCGACCCGCTTGGCGTGCCGGGCAAGCCCACCGTGGTGCCTCCCGGGGGCCCGCCACCTGCTCCACAGGAGGTGGCGAAGCCCGAAGCGCAGCCGGAGCAGCCGGCGGCGCCACCGACCGCCGTGGCACCTCCCGTGGCCCCGGCTCCGCTCCTCCCCGTGGCCGATGCGGCCGACGTCTACTGCTCCGGTTCCATCGACCCGAGCCACGAGGTGCCGGCGTTGAGCGTCGTGGGTCGCGAGACCGAGCGAGAGCACGTCGCGCAGGGGGACGTGGTCTACTTGAGCCACGGCCGCGATGTGGGGATCGGGCCCGGAACCGAGTACGAGGTCCAGCGTCCGATCCGGAGGGTCGTGCACCCCACGACGCGGGCCGGTTTGGGAACGTTCGTGGCGCGGTTGGGCAAGGTCCGCGTCCTCGCGGTTCAGGAGAACACCTCGACGGCGGTCATCGAGGAATCCTGCGCCCCGATCCGCGACCAGGACGAGGTGGTCCCGTGGCGCGAGATCCCGATTCCGACGATCGCGTCGATACCGAAGTTCGACCGCTGGAACGCGACCCCGTCGGGTGGACCCGACGGTTTCGTCGTGGCGACCCGCGACGACCTCTCGGTGGTGGGATCGGGATACGTGATCTTCACCGACCTGGGGAGCGCAAAAGGGCTGCGCCCGGGTGCGGTGCTGAGGGTGTTCCGCGATCGGGACGGACTCCCGCGCACGATGCTCGGCCAGGCGGTGATCCTCGAGGCCGGCCAGGACACCTCGTCGGCCAAGCTCACGCTGGCGGTGAAGGAGATCGGCATCGGAGACCGCGTGGAGCTCGAGCCCTAA